A window of the Egibacter rhizosphaerae genome harbors these coding sequences:
- a CDS encoding ABC transporter permease, which yields MRRALHLGLEIGFPLLLLAGYGAWAAGAESFYFPALGDIAASFAELTLSEQMVDDVVPSLRRLGLGYLLSVVLGVAGGLVLGSFKLVQEAFQPIVQFLRALPSPVLIPFAIILLGIGDTMKVFLIVLGAVWPILLNTTDGVRSVDRAMIDMARAYNVGPWARTWRIVVPAALPRVLAGMRTSIAIAIVLMVISEMYTSRDGLGMFVLQAQRTFSISDMWAGILLLGIIGYVGNFVFVRSERSLLHWHRGAKGHAR from the coding sequence ATGCGGCGCGCCCTGCACCTGGGTCTCGAGATCGGCTTCCCGCTGCTGCTGCTCGCTGGCTACGGAGCCTGGGCGGCCGGCGCCGAGTCCTTCTACTTCCCCGCGCTGGGCGACATCGCCGCATCGTTCGCGGAGCTCACGTTGTCCGAGCAGATGGTCGATGACGTCGTTCCCAGCTTGCGCCGCCTCGGGCTCGGCTACCTGCTGTCGGTCGTCCTCGGCGTCGCCGGTGGGCTGGTGCTCGGATCGTTCAAGCTCGTCCAAGAGGCGTTCCAGCCGATCGTGCAGTTCTTGCGTGCGCTGCCGTCGCCGGTGTTGATCCCCTTCGCGATCATCCTGCTCGGCATCGGCGACACGATGAAGGTGTTCCTCATCGTCCTCGGGGCGGTCTGGCCGATCCTGCTCAACACGACCGACGGGGTGCGCAGTGTCGATCGCGCGATGATCGACATGGCTCGCGCGTACAACGTCGGACCGTGGGCCCGCACCTGGCGGATCGTGGTCCCCGCCGCACTGCCACGCGTGCTCGCCGGGATGCGTACGAGCATCGCCATCGCGATCGTGCTGATGGTCATCAGCGAGATGTACACCAGCCGCGACGGCCTCGGTATGTTCGTCCTGCAAGCCCAGCGGACGTTCTCGATCTCGGACATGTGGGCGGGGATCCTGCTGCTCGGGATCATCGGCTACGTCGGGAACTTCGTGTTCGTCCGCAGCGAGCGCAGCCTCCTCCACTGGCATCGAGGAGCGAAGGGGCACGCACGATGA
- a CDS encoding ABC transporter ATP-binding protein: protein MTSDEPILHVEQLAKSYRTRERVVEAIRDVSLAVEPGEFLCVVGPSGCGKTTLLKCLAGLLEPTSGAVRFRGEPVRKPLPGMGFVFQDYGRSLLPWLKVDKNVTFPLRHKGVPKPRQAELAEEALRVVGLDDFARAYPWQLSGGMQQRVALARALAYEPELLLMDEPFASVDAQTRADLEDLVLRVCAEYGMTALFVTHDIDEAVYLADRVVVLGKPPTQVRSEVRVELPRPRDQIATKEHPEFIRLRTEVTRTIKSLSEHVAPPPAEPTSPAGRNEP, encoded by the coding sequence ATGACCTCCGACGAGCCGATCCTGCACGTCGAGCAGCTGGCGAAGTCGTACCGCACCCGTGAGCGGGTCGTGGAGGCGATCCGCGATGTCTCGCTCGCGGTCGAGCCGGGCGAGTTCCTCTGCGTCGTCGGGCCATCGGGCTGTGGCAAGACGACGCTGCTCAAGTGCCTCGCCGGCCTCCTCGAGCCCACCTCCGGAGCGGTGCGTTTCCGCGGCGAGCCCGTGCGCAAGCCCCTGCCCGGCATGGGGTTCGTGTTCCAGGACTACGGCCGTTCCCTGCTGCCGTGGCTGAAGGTCGACAAGAACGTGACCTTCCCGTTGCGGCACAAGGGCGTGCCCAAGCCTCGCCAGGCCGAACTGGCCGAGGAGGCGCTGCGCGTCGTGGGGCTCGACGACTTCGCGCGGGCCTACCCCTGGCAGCTCTCAGGAGGGATGCAGCAGCGGGTGGCGCTGGCCCGCGCCCTCGCCTACGAGCCCGAGCTGCTGTTGATGGACGAGCCGTTCGCCTCGGTCGACGCGCAGACCCGCGCGGACCTCGAGGACCTCGTCCTGCGCGTTTGCGCCGAGTACGGGATGACCGCCCTGTTCGTGACCCACGACATCGACGAGGCCGTCTATCTGGCCGACCGGGTGGTCGTGCTCGGCAAACCCCCGACGCAGGTGCGCAGCGAGGTGCGAGTCGAGCTGCCGCGCCCGCGCGACCAGATCGCGACGAAGGAGCACCCCGAGTTCATCCGTCTTCGCACGGAGGTCACCCGCACCATCAAGTCGTTGAGCGAGCACGTTGCGCCCCCACCCGCCGAACCGACGTCCCCTGCAGGGAGGAACGAGCCATGA